The DNA region GATAAAGAACTGGTTCAGTTTCGCCGTCATCGTTTATCCATGGTGTTTCAGCGCTTTGGCCTGATGCCACATCTTACGACGCTGGAAAACGTTGCCTATGGTCTGAAAGTACAGGGTGTCAGCAGAGGGCAACGGCAGAAACAGGCGCAGCAATGGCTGGAAACCGTTGGCCTGACTGGCTATGAGCAACACTATCCGGCGCAGCTGTCGGGTGGTCAGCAGCAGCGGGTAGGGCTGGCAAGAGCCCTGTGTAACGATGCCGATATTCTGCTGATGGATGAAGCTTTTTCGGCGCTTGACCCTTTGATTCGCAGTGAAATGCAGGACCTGCTGATTGAGCTTCAGGACCGGTTGCATAAAACCATTGTCTTTATCACCCACGATCTCGATGAAGCCCTGAGGCTTGGCGACCGTATCGCCATTCTTAAGGATGGGGCTATCCAGCAGGTTGGTAAGCCGGAAACCATATTGCTTGAGCCTGCAACGGAATATGTGGAAGCCTTTGTTCGGGACGTGAACCGGGCGCGCGCCCTGACGGTTGAAACCGTGATGAACCCACCCATTGCCCGTATTACCGCCCGAACCATTGGTGAAGCCCTTGAGCAGATGAAAAAGCTGCCCGAGGATTATGGGTATTATGTGACGGAAGAAGGCTATCAGGGAGGGCTGTTGCAGGAAACCCTGGAGCAGGCTGCCAGAAAAAATGCAGACGGCAAGCTGATGCCAGACTTGTTTGAGGACTGGCCAACCATTGCGCCTGATATGCTGATTGAAGAAGCGCTGCCAGACACGCTGGAAGCAGACCATCACCTGCCGGTTGTCGACAAACATGGTGATCTGCAGGGGCAGTTAGGCCGGGAGTCTCTGGTTGAGGTGTTCAGTGAAACTAATCAAGAGACAGACCAAAAAACTGATTCATAGCTGACCATCGTTTTTTTGTTTATGCAGCAGCTGTTTGATTTCGACCAGTTGCTTCTGTAACTCCATTAAGGTGGGTTCGCCCCTCTCTTCCCGGGCTTTTTTGCGGTCTTTCTGGCGTTCTTCTTCCAGTACATTGACCACTATGCCTATGATCATATTCAGGAAGGCAAAGGCCGTAAAAAATATGAAACTCAGGAAGTATGCCCAGCTGAGGGGGTAGACTTTCATGGTTTCATACATCACATCGATCTTATTAAAAAGTGATAGCATTGCTCTATTGTTGTTCGGTGTACTCCACAATCTCGTCGACCTTTTGTTGTATCCCGGGTAGTTGATACAGGAGGTACTTTTTTTCTAGCTCACTCGCTAACTTGTTACGTTCCATAAACCAGAGTTTAATCTTTTCCTGGTCCAAACCTGTTGCCAGACTTAATAATTGAATAGTGTCTTCAGAGGGCTCAGCATTTGCCAGAAACTCTCTTTCGAGTATGTCGTGCTGGACGGGAGTAACGCCTGTTAAAGTCATCAATCCCTGTAATGCCACGTCCACACGGCGATCCTGATTATCTCTCACATCACTTGACGTCAGCCTGTTTCTCCTTCGTCCCATCAGTTCTTGCTGGCTATTTGATATCCTCAGTAGTTCCCCGAACCCATCCTCCCCCAGCGCAACAGCCCCTACTGCAAGAGACAGCACACCCGGTGGAATGTTATCAGGAGAGAATGGTTCTGGATTCGCAGAAGGAACGTTTTGTGGATCAACCTCGGTATAAACAGCGAATGGATTTCCGGGATTCGCCTGATCTTGACCAGAGTCTCTATTGTGACCAGAACCACTATCGTGACGAAACATCCATACTTGGACTATTCTCACCGGTTGAATCCGGTAAAAAGAGCATAAGTGATACATGTCCATCGGCAGTTGACCCATTCCGTATAAATCGTAATAAGGGGCGCTACTCTTAATGCTACTTTTGCGACTACCGGAAAAAATAAAGTTAATTCGGTCAGGTTTATCAGACAGGGAACATTGAAATTTACCGACCTGTTTCAGAGAGAAAAACGTAATAGCCCTACTTTTGTGTAGATTCTCGTCTGGCGCACCTTCAACCAGTTCAGATTCAGGCTCGTTCTCTGAAGGCACTTCAATCGAAGGCTGGCAGTTTTTGTACCCACAGGGTTTGCTGGAATGGAGCCACCACGAATTCAAGAATACTTCCTTTTCTTTCTGAACCATTTTCAAAGAAGAGTTTTCCCAGAGTGGGCTGTCATTTAATCGGATAGTACCAATACCAACCCCCTGGGGTTTGGTAAACGGTTTGTAGATCAGGATCAATAAATCCAAAAAACTGAAGGTATACATACCACCCATGGTGACAGGGTATTCTGTTTGCCCCCAGCACCTGAGCGTTAACAGAAGAAATAACGTCAGGGCAAATATTCGAGCCATAGCCAACTCCTGAATTGTGACTGCACCGCACACATGTACATCAAAAGGACGCTTAGCCGTTTCATATGGTTGAGTACTTAATGGTCGATTCTCCTTTTTCGGACTACTGACGGGCTTAAATGCTTTAAACCTTTTGGTGAGGAATACATCTGCCTGAAAGGAGTCCTTATCATCGGCTGCGAAGACAGTTCCCGTTCGTAACCAGCCTGTAAGAAATAACAAAAATAGTATAGATCGACTCTTTTTGAGTTTTTATCTGGTACAAAAGAAATAATCTGACCGACCATATAATTTCTACTCACGCAGACAAAGGCATTATCCATATTCAGGCACCTTGATATTGCAGATTTCAAGGTGGGGTAAGATGTTTGTCGCATTGATTTTGCCAAAGGCAAGAAATTATGGTTCGTCCATCATTGTCAATAATCCTGCTTTGGCTATAGCCACAAAAATATGACAGCATTTTTAAACGACAGTATTTTGGGCAGGCCGGGGTGCCTTTACTGAATAAGTCCTGAGCGTTCATCAGGAGTGGTGAGAGGATTTCTAAGATGTTTCAGCAGTACTCCCGGAAAAGAACAACCGCAGCATGAAGGCTCTTTCCTGCTATCGTTATCGTCATCGTCATCGTCGCGTGAAGGGGGGGCTTTGTAGTGAGGTCTGCAGGTTGCGGAGTTCATTGGGTATTTTTTTTTGCTTGCATGCGGAGGTGCGTAGGTTGCCAGTTTCACGAAATAGTTTTTTCCAAATTTTTTCCCCCCTTTTTTAGCATTATAAACAGCCACTGAAGCCGCGTTTCTGCCACTGCCGAGTTGAATGTCAACCTGAAAATCAAAGGACAAGGCTCTTGATGTGAAGTTAAACATTGCTCCGGTGTCGACTAAGCCGGATCGTATGGCGAAGGTATTTGGCTCGACGCGGAAAAATCGGGCGTAATAAACCAGCAGTAGCAAGGCAGCCATTCTGTAACTGTTTTCAGAATCACCGTAATAGTTTCTATAACTGTCAGGCAAGTTGGGAAATGAATCTGCGAGCGACTCGGGCAAGTCAAAACTCTCTTGCCCTCTTTGATTGTATGCCGTGACACGCTGAGGCCCACCGGGAATATAGTTATCCAGTATAAAGGTTAACCTCCGGTCCAGTTCATGAACCCTGGCATCGCCCCTGGGTTGAGTGTAAAAATTAAATTGATCAACCGTTGTACCCAAAATGGAATCCACAGCAAAAAGGCCGGGAAACGGGACGAAGCAACACATAAAAATAAACGCACTGCATATTTTATTACGCACCATGTTTTCATACCCCATGAATCTGTGGCAATAGCGTCTGACAGCATAGGTCATCACCTGTTGTCTCGTTTTAACCAATAGGGTCGAAACGGGGATTTTTCAGTGTTCTGAGACCCAAAAGTCGTGAGGATATGGACCGATGATGTCAGCCCTAAGACACGAGACATCCTCCTGAATCTCGTAGGTTTTTGCACCGGTCACCAGAGCGGAAAAGATGATGATGGAAATGACCAGAAGCTCAAACACCTTGTTGGAGCGTATGGTATAGAAGCGGGATTGCCAGCTGTTTTGTTGCATGAGTAAACGATTGTTGTTGTGGTTGGTCATCGTATTTTTAAAATAGCCATTTTAGTGACTATTACACAGCTGACTAATACCAATCAAAATAATTAGCTTCGTTATGAGCATGACTTTCTGGGCGGTTAGGCAAGGCGGTGTGAGGAGTCATAGCCGTAGCTATGGCGACGATCACCAACGCAGAATAACCGCCCAGAAAATCAGCGCAATAGAATAGCTAATTATTGCGATTGGT from Endozoicomonas sp. NE40 includes:
- a CDS encoding quaternary amine ABC transporter ATP-binding protein, giving the protein MINKAEPLIQIRDLYKVFGKNPEQALKQVKSGVDKEHLLQDSGHTLALQAINLEIFAGEVFVIMGLSGSGKSTLIRHFNRLIEPTSGQLCIEGKDVIQLSDKELVQFRRHRLSMVFQRFGLMPHLTTLENVAYGLKVQGVSRGQRQKQAQQWLETVGLTGYEQHYPAQLSGGQQQRVGLARALCNDADILLMDEAFSALDPLIRSEMQDLLIELQDRLHKTIVFITHDLDEALRLGDRIAILKDGAIQQVGKPETILLEPATEYVEAFVRDVNRARALTVETVMNPPIARITARTIGEALEQMKKLPEDYGYYVTEEGYQGGLLQETLEQAARKNADGKLMPDLFEDWPTIAPDMLIEEALPDTLEADHHLPVVDKHGDLQGQLGRESLVEVFSETNQETDQKTDS
- a CDS encoding ion transporter, which produces MLSLFNKIDVMYETMKVYPLSWAYFLSFIFFTAFAFLNMIIGIVVNVLEEERQKDRKKAREERGEPTLMELQKQLVEIKQLLHKQKNDGQL
- a CDS encoding homeobox domain-containing protein, with the protein product MLFLTGWLRTGTVFAADDKDSFQADVFLTKRFKAFKPVSSPKKENRPLSTQPYETAKRPFDVHVCGAVTIQELAMARIFALTLFLLLTLRCWGQTEYPVTMGGMYTFSFLDLLILIYKPFTKPQGVGIGTIRLNDSPLWENSSLKMVQKEKEVFLNSWWLHSSKPCGYKNCQPSIEVPSENEPESELVEGAPDENLHKSRAITFFSLKQVGKFQCSLSDKPDRINFIFSGSRKSSIKSSAPYYDLYGMGQLPMDMYHLCSFYRIQPVRIVQVWMFRHDSGSGHNRDSGQDQANPGNPFAVYTEVDPQNVPSANPEPFSPDNIPPGVLSLAVGAVALGEDGFGELLRISNSQQELMGRRRNRLTSSDVRDNQDRRVDVALQGLMTLTGVTPVQHDILEREFLANAEPSEDTIQLLSLATGLDQEKIKLWFMERNKLASELEKKYLLYQLPGIQQKVDEIVEYTEQQ